CTCGCGGAGCTCGACGCGCGCTCGCGCAACGTCTGCTCGGTCGAAGACCCGGTCGAGATGCGGCTGCGCGGCGTCTCGCAGGTGCAGGTGAACGCGCGCGCAGGCCTGACGTTTCCGCTGGTGCTGCGCGCGTTCATGCGCCAGGACCCGAACGTGGTGATGGTCGGCGAGATGCGCGACGGCGAGACCGCCGCGGTCGCCGTCTCCGCCGCGCTCGCCGGGCAGATGGTCTTCACGACGCTGCACGCGAACGACGCGCCGCGCGCCGTCGACCGCTTCGTCGAGCTGGGCGTCGCGCGCCACTCGCTCGCCGCCGCGCTGAGCGCCGTCGTCGCGCAGCGGCTGGTGCGCAGGCTGTGCGAGCAGTGTCGCGTCCGCACGGCGATTCCCGCCGCGCTGCGCGAGCGGCTGCACGTCGAGCAGACGTCGTGGTACGCCGCGGGCGGTTGCGCTGCGTGCGCGGGGAGCGGCTACCTCGGCCGCACCGGCGTCTACGAGCTGATGGACGTGGACGACGCGACGCGCGACGCGATCGCGGGCGGCGCTTCGAGCGTGCACGTCGCGCAGCTCGCCGCGCGCGCCGGCTACCGGCCGATGCACGAGGACGCGCTGGCCAAAGTGCTGGCCGGAACGACGTCGTTCGACGAGCTCACGCGCGTCGTCGCCTGGCGAGGGCCGCGATGAGCGTCGAGGTGATTCGTATTTACGACCTCGTTCGCGGCGCGCGCGCTCGCGGCGCGACCGACCTGCACTTCGGCGGCGGCGACCGGCCCGCGCTGCGCATCGGCGGCCGGCTGGTCGTGCTCGACGCGCCGCCGGTCGACGAGCCGGCCGCGCGCGCGTTCCTCGCGGGCGCGCTTTCGGCCGAGCAGCTCGGGCGCTTGGACGCGCGCGGAACAGCCGACGGCGCCGCGCCGCGCGCGGCCGACGGCGCGCCGTACCGCGTCCACGCGTACCGCCACGGCGGCGGCGTGCGGGTCGCGGTCCGGCTGCTCGCGCAAGAGGTGCCGACGCTGGAACGGCTCGGTCTGCCGGCGGTCGTCGCGACGTTCGCGCAGCGGCCGGCGGGGCTCGTGCTCTTCACCGGCCCGACGGGAAGCGGAAAAACGACCGCGCTGGCGGCGCTGGTCGACCGAATCAACCGCGGCAGCGAGCGCAACGTCGTCACCGTCGAAGATCCCGTCGAGTACGTGCACGTCCCGGCGCGTTCGTTCGTCACCCACTGCGAGATCGGCCGCGACGTGCGCGACTACGCCGAAGCGCTGCGCGGCTTTCTGCGCGCCGACCCCGACGTGATCCTGGTCGGCGAGATGCGCGACCGCGCCACGATCGCCGCCGCGCTGACCGCCGCCGAGACGGGGCATCTCGTCTTCGCGACGCTGCACACCAACGACGCCGCGCAAACGGTCGACCGCATCGTCGACGCGTTTGCGGCCGAAGCGCACGCGCAAGTTCGCTCGCAGCTCGCGTCGGTGCTCGCCGGCATCGTCGCGCTGCGCCTGATCCCGCGCGGCGACGGCACCGGACGGCGCGCGGCGGCGGAGATCCTCGTCGGAACGGACGCCGTGCGGGCGCTGATCCGCGAAGGGAAGACGCACCAGCTTCGCAACACGATCGTCACCGGGCGCGCCGCCGGGATGCAAACGCTGGAGACGCATCTCTCGGAGCTCGTCGTGCGCGGCGAGATCGCGCTGGCCGACGCGCAAGCCGCGACGAACCGGCCGTGCGAGGTTCGCACGCTCGAGCGCAGCGTTCCATGAGCGCGCAGTTTCGTTATACCGCGCGCACCGCGGCGGGCGAGCGCGTGCGCGGCTCGATCGAGGCGCCCTCGGTCGAGGCGGTGCTCGCCGGGCTGCGCACGCGCGCGCTGTTCGTCACCGCGGTCGAGCGCGAGACGATCGTCCGGCGCGCGCTCTCGCTGAACGTGGGGCGGCCCTCGCGGCGCGCGCTGCTGGCCTTCTTCCGCTCCTTCTCGACGCTGATCCGGGCCGGCGTGCCGATGCGGCGCGCGCTCGAGGTCGCGATCGAACGCGCCGGCGACGGCGCGCTGCGCGAGTCGCTGCGCGCCGTGCTCGCCGAGATCGAGCACGGCGGCTCGCTGAGCGATGCGCTGGCGCGCCGCCCGCGCACGTTCGCGCCGCTGTACGTCGCGATGATCCGCGCCGGCGAGGCGGGCGGAATCCTCGACGACGTGCTGGAGCGGCTCGCCTCACTGCTCGAGCGCGATGCCGACCTGCGCAAGAAGCTGCGCGCCGCGCTGGCGTATCCGGCCGTGGTGCTGATCGCGGCGAGCGCGCTGGTGCTGTTTCTGATCGCGCGCATC
Above is a genomic segment from Candidatus Eremiobacterota bacterium containing:
- a CDS encoding PilT/PilU family type 4a pilus ATPase translates to MRIYDLVRGARARGATDLHFGGGDRPALRIGGRLVVLDAPPVDEPAARAFLAGALSAEQLGRLDARGTADGAAPRAADGAPYRVHAYRHGGGVRVAVRLLAQEVPTLERLGLPAVVATFAQRPAGLVLFTGPTGSGKTTALAALVDRINRGSERNVVTVEDPVEYVHVPARSFVTHCEIGRDVRDYAEALRGFLRADPDVILVGEMRDRATIAAALTAAETGHLVFATLHTNDAAQTVDRIVDAFAAEAHAQVRSQLASVLAGIVALRLIPRGDGTGRRAAAEILVGTDAVRALIREGKTHQLRNTIVTGRAAGMQTLETHLSELVVRGEIALADAQAATNRPCEVRTLERSVP